The region GAGCTACTATCAGATTTAGTCGAGCGCGAGAAATTACATTTTGACCATGTCATCACAATAGGTCCGCTTATTATGATGAAATTTGTAGAGCAAACCACATGGAAGTACAATTTGCCTTGCGTAGCATCGCTTAATTCATTAATGATTGATGGTACAGGCATGTGCGGAGCCTGCCGTGTGACCGTTGACGGCAAAACTCGTTTTACTTGTGTCGATGGTCCCGAGTTTGATGCGCACAAGGTCGATTTTAATGAGGCGCTAACCCGACAACAAAATAAGAAACCGCATAAGCACGATCATTACTGTAATCTCAAAAAAGCAGTCAACGAAAAACACAAAGTAAGGAATACTCGCATTACTGTTCGGGAGCAACCGGCTTCTATACGCAGTAAAAATTTTAATGAAGTTTGCTATGGCTATAATGCGCAAGAGGCCATGAAAGAGGCTGCCAGGTGCTTGCAGTGTAAAAAACCACGTTGCGTAGGCAGTTGTCCGGTTCATATTGATATTCCGGGGTTTATTGCTGAAGTTGCCAATGGAAATTTCCAAAAAGCTTATGAGGTATTAAGTATGAGTACCAGTTTACCTGCCGTCTGTGGGCGGGTTTGCCCCCAGGAAACGCAATGCGAAGGTGAGTGTGTTTTAGGAATAAAAGGAGAACCCGTTGCTATTGGAAAACTTGAGCGTTTTGTTGCTGATTGGGCATTGTCTAATGTGCAGCCAATTGCAAAAGAAGTGGAGCCTGGTGCTTCAAAAGTTGCCGTTGTTGGTTCCGGCCCTGCAGGTCTAACGTGTGCCGGCGATTTAGCCAAAATGGGTTATCGCGTTACCGTTTTTGAGGCATTGCAAAAAGCTGGAGGTGTGTTGGAATATGGAATTCCTGAGTTTCGCCTGCCCAAAAAAAATGTAGTTGCAAAGGAAGTTGATCGCCTGTCAGCAATTGGTGTTGATATTCAAACAGATTACATCATCGGAAGGGCCGGCAATGTAGATCATCTTTTACAAAGCGGTTATGATGCTGTTTTTATAGGCGCCGGAGCAGGTTTGCCACGGTTCATGAATTTGCCAGGAGAAAATTTAAACGGTGTGTACTCGGCCAATGAATTTCTTACACGAGTCAATCTCATGCAGGCCTATCGCGACGAATTTGACACCCCGGTTGAGCTTGCCGATAATGTGGTTGTTATCGGCGGAGGAAATGTGGCAATGGATGCTGCCCGCACCGCTGTTCGTCTGGGAGCCAGCGTTTCATTGGTTTACCGGAGAGGTGAGTCCGAACTACCGGCACGTCAGGAAGAAATTCATCATGCCAAAGAAGAGGGTATCGATTTTCAATTACTCACAAATCCTGTGGAATTTCTGGGCGATGTAAACAGCGACCTCCAAAGTGTAAGATGTGTACGCATGGAATTGGGTGAACCAGATGCCTCGGGCCGCAGAAGACCTGAGCCTGTTGAGGGAAGCGATTTTATTATTGAGGCAGGAACAGCCATTGTCGCTATTGGAACCAGCCCCAATCCATTGTTGAAGAAAGCTGCCCCTGAAGTAAGTCTGAATAAATGGAATTGCATTGATGCTGACAACGAATGGGGGAAGACCACGCAACCCGGTGTGTTTGCGGGTGGTGATGTAGTAACCGGTGCTGCAACAGTTATTGAAGCCATGGGTGCCGGAAAGCGCGCTGCTAAAGCTATTGATAATTACGTAAAAAAAATCAAAAATCAATCCTATGCGGTTTAAAACAACAATATCTATTTGTCTTGGAAGCTCCTGTTATCGCAGGGGAAACCAGGAGGTGCTCGAATTAATCAAGGAGTACCTGAACGAAAATCAATTAGCCGACCAGGTAGAGTTTAAAGGGCATTTATGCACTGGTAAGTGTGCTGAAGGACCCAATTTGCAAATCAATGGCAAGGAATTTCATCATGTGGACCGGAATGCGGTTATCGAAATTCTGGATAAGCATTTTCAACTGGTCTGATTCTATTTTCTGAATCGCAATCAATAAAAAATTATACTAATGAATAAGCAGGAAGCCATATATACAGAAGCCAATAATTGTCAGGACTGCTATAAATGCATTCGACACTGCCCGGTAAAGGCAATTAAGATAGAAGATCATTCGGCGAGTATCATGCACCATCTATGTATATTTTGTGGCATTTGTACAAGCGTATGCCCTGCTGAGGCCAAAATTATCAGGAACGACATTCACACGGCAAACTATTATTTACATCAGGAGGCTCCTGTGTATCTTTCATTAGCACCCAGCTTTGTGAGCGATTTTTCTGAATGGCCATTGGAGAAGTTTATGGCTGCCTGCAAAAAGTTGGGGTTCGAAGCGGTATCGGAAACAGCACTTGGCGCAGAAATGCTTTCAGCACATCTTAAAGACTGGATTCCTGAACAAAAAAATGGAATATATATTTCATCCTGCTGCCCGACTGTAGTAGAGCTTATTCAGAAGTATTATCCTGAACACATTGGTAAATTAACGCCATTTGTCAGTCCGGTTCAGGCACATGCCCGACTTTTAAAAAAATTAAACCCAAATGCCCGTGTGGTTTTTGCCGGACCATGTATTTCAAAAAAAACAGAGCTCGATTTTCCTGATAATGCCGTCGATACTGTGCTGACCTTTGAAGAGTTAAGCAAAATGTTTGACAATGAAGGTTTGCTTCCGGAATTGGTCGATGTGTCGGTACCTGATCACTTTTATCCGAAGCAAGCGCATAATGGCAGATTGTACCCCGTCGATGGTGGAATGAGTAACAGTCTTCAGCCAGATGTTGCCCAAACCAGCTCATCGTTTATGAGTTTTTCGGGAATGGCAACTGTAAAAAAATTACTTGATAATATGCCGGAAACAAACGGTCAAACACTCTTTTTGGAATTACTCGCTTGTGATGGTGGTTGTATAAATGGCCCCGGACGAGCATCTTCCGGTGAGATCATACAGTCGAGGAGTGCTGTGCTTGCCACAAATCAGGAGCAGGAGGGAGCTGTTTTGGCCAATTATTCAGCTATCCCATTAGCCATGGATTATCAATTTAATTTTATTGAGAAACAACCCACCTTTCCTGAAGATGAAATACGCGAAGTATTGTCGTCCATCGGAAAAATGACACCTGACGATGAGCTTAATTGCGGTGGTTGCGGATATAATACGTGTAGAAATTTTGCACAGGCCATTTTGGGAGGTAAAGCTGAAAGACAAATGTGTGTGAGTTACATGCGTAAAATGGCACAAAACAAAGCTTCGGTGCTGCTACGTAAAATGCCTTACGGAGTTGTAATTGTGGATGAAAATCTAAAAGTAATTGAGTCGAACGAGTTGTTTGCTTCCATTTGGGGTGAGACATCCCAACTGGCATATGATGCCCGGCCTGGTCTGGAGGGTGCAAGTATCGAGAAACTTACCCCTTTATCAAGGTTGTTTAAAAACTTA is a window of Salinivirga cyanobacteriivorans DNA encoding:
- the gltA gene encoding NADPH-dependent glutamate synthase; this encodes MERFEILQKRELARDIFFLKVYAPVIAGAAQPGQFLIVINDVHAERIPLTISDYSSDEGTVDLVVQAIGFSTRKIVQHEVGECFADVVGPLGNPSEFVEMPLPDPQNQHLLFVAGGIGAAPIYAQVKYFQQNGIQTTTIVGARNADFIILEEAFRQTGTALHLCTDDGSRGFHGNVTELLSDLVEREKLHFDHVITIGPLIMMKFVEQTTWKYNLPCVASLNSLMIDGTGMCGACRVTVDGKTRFTCVDGPEFDAHKVDFNEALTRQQNKKPHKHDHYCNLKKAVNEKHKVRNTRITVREQPASIRSKNFNEVCYGYNAQEAMKEAARCLQCKKPRCVGSCPVHIDIPGFIAEVANGNFQKAYEVLSMSTSLPAVCGRVCPQETQCEGECVLGIKGEPVAIGKLERFVADWALSNVQPIAKEVEPGASKVAVVGSGPAGLTCAGDLAKMGYRVTVFEALQKAGGVLEYGIPEFRLPKKNVVAKEVDRLSAIGVDIQTDYIIGRAGNVDHLLQSGYDAVFIGAGAGLPRFMNLPGENLNGVYSANEFLTRVNLMQAYRDEFDTPVELADNVVVIGGGNVAMDAARTAVRLGASVSLVYRRGESELPARQEEIHHAKEEGIDFQLLTNPVEFLGDVNSDLQSVRCVRMELGEPDASGRRRPEPVEGSDFIIEAGTAIVAIGTSPNPLLKKAAPEVSLNKWNCIDADNEWGKTTQPGVFAGGDVVTGAATVIEAMGAGKRAAKAIDNYVKKIKNQSYAV
- a CDS encoding (2Fe-2S) ferredoxin domain-containing protein, translated to MRFKTTISICLGSSCYRRGNQEVLELIKEYLNENQLADQVEFKGHLCTGKCAEGPNLQINGKEFHHVDRNAVIEILDKHFQLV
- a CDS encoding [Fe-Fe] hydrogenase large subunit C-terminal domain-containing protein — translated: MNKQEAIYTEANNCQDCYKCIRHCPVKAIKIEDHSASIMHHLCIFCGICTSVCPAEAKIIRNDIHTANYYLHQEAPVYLSLAPSFVSDFSEWPLEKFMAACKKLGFEAVSETALGAEMLSAHLKDWIPEQKNGIYISSCCPTVVELIQKYYPEHIGKLTPFVSPVQAHARLLKKLNPNARVVFAGPCISKKTELDFPDNAVDTVLTFEELSKMFDNEGLLPELVDVSVPDHFYPKQAHNGRLYPVDGGMSNSLQPDVAQTSSSFMSFSGMATVKKLLDNMPETNGQTLFLELLACDGGCINGPGRASSGEIIQSRSAVLATNQEQEGAVLANYSAIPLAMDYQFNFIEKQPTFPEDEIREVLSSIGKMTPDDELNCGGCGYNTCRNFAQAILGGKAERQMCVSYMRKMAQNKASVLLRKMPYGVVIVDENLKVIESNELFASIWGETSQLAYDARPGLEGASIEKLTPLSRLFKNLLHSGHERIEKDLEYEGRVLHVSLFTIQKHKQVCAIVRVPGEHDVSVDELLLRLKQVVRENMQTAQKAASLIGENAANTECAINTVMDSMKGGSNA